From the genome of Streptosporangiales bacterium:
CGTCGCCGGCCGCGATGAGCGTCGGTACCAGCCGCTCGTCGTCGCGTACCGCGGTCAACAGGTTCCTGATCGCCAGCGTGTCCGGGTCGCGCTGTGCCGGGTCGGCGACCCGGTCGTGCCACAGCGCGTTGTCGAACGCCACCACGCCGCCGGGCCGCAGCAACCGCATCGCCTGCTCCAGGTAGGAGAGGTACTCCTGCTTGTCGGCGTCGATGAACACCATGTCGTACGCCTCGTCGGTCAGCCGCGGCAGCACCTCGAGCGCGCGCCCGGTGATGGACCGCACCCGGCTACCGGTGAAACCGGCGGACGCGTACGCCTGCTTGGCCAGCCGCTGGTGCTCGATCTCCACGTCGACGGTGGTCAGCACGCCGTCCGGCTGCATGCCGCGCAGCAGGTAGATGCCGGAGACCCCGCAGCCGCTGCCCAGCTCGACGACGGCGCGGGCGCCGAGCGTCGCGGCCAGGAACTGCAGCAGCGCACCGCCGCCCGGCCCGATGGGTACCGCGGGGAGGTCCTCGGCCCGCTCACGCGCCGCGAGGATGGATTCGTCCTCGGGGAGGTACGCCTGCGCGTACTCCCAGCTCGCTTGGACGCTCACGATCCAACCACCACACGACCTCCGACGTTGTGACCTCGCAGAGCCTAGCTCAACCGGCCGGCGAACTCGCGTCCGCTCGCGCCGCTCGGGCGCGTCGGGGAACTGTCGTCACGCCACGAAGCGTTGAGCCAGTGCGGGGCGACGCTCAGCTGTGAACTAGCTGGGAATGTCCACAGGCAACTGTCGGAACGACGAGGGGCGAGGCACCATGGTGGCTACGGCGATCCCACTTCCGGGAGGAGGGCTTG
Proteins encoded in this window:
- a CDS encoding methyltransferase domain-containing protein is translated as MVSVQASWEYAQAYLPEDESILAARERAEDLPAVPIGPGGGALLQFLAATLGARAVVELGSGCGVSGIYLLRGMQPDGVLTTVDVEIEHQRLAKQAYASAGFTGSRVRSITGRALEVLPRLTDEAYDMVFIDADKQEYLSYLEQAMRLLRPGGVVAFDNALWHDRVADPAQRDPDTLAIRNLLTAVRDDERLVPTLIAAGDGLLAAVRRT